A part of Misgurnus anguillicaudatus chromosome 6, ASM2758022v2, whole genome shotgun sequence genomic DNA contains:
- the ldhd gene encoding probable D-lactate dehydrogenase, mitochondrial, giving the protein MHERLIIATHLFVSNKMTFLRQSLRFSRLPFMCWRCRRYSSAHTGSVERVIAAFRAVIGDEGLSVGLAVREQHGRDESVHRCQPPDVVVFPRSVEEVSALAKICHHHRLPIIPFGTGTGLEGGVGALKGGVCFSLRKMDQVLDLHQEDFDVTVEPGVTRKGLNAYLRDTGLWFPVDPGADASLCGMAATSASGTNAVRYGTMRENVLNLEVVLADGRVLHTAGKGRRPRKTSAGYNLTNLFVGSEGTLGIITKATLRLYGIPESMVSAVCSFPSVQSAVDSTVQILQAGVPIARIEFLDDVMINACNRFNNLSYAVAPTLFLEFHGSSKSMEEQVSITEEITRENGGSDFAWAEDEETRVRLWKARHDAWYAAQALRPGCKAYSTDVCVPISQLPQIIVETKEDLIRNNLTGPIAGHVGDGNFHCLMVLDPNDPDEVQKVHDFTQRLARRALEMDGTCTGEHGVGLGKRTLLQEEVGPLAIEVMQGLKATLDPNDLMNPGKVL; this is encoded by the exons ATGCATGAAAGATTGATTATTGcaacacatttatttgtaagcaATAAAATGACCTTTTTAAGACAAAGCTTACGTTTTTCGCGGTTGCCGTTTATGTGCTGGAGGTGCAGGAGATATTCATCTGCTCAT ACTGGATCGGTGGAGCGCGTCATTGCGGCGTTTCGCGCGGTCATTGGAGATGAAGGCTTGTCTGTTGGTTTAGCTGTGAGAGAACAGCACGGGAGAGATGAGTCCGTGCACAG ATGTCAACCACCAGATGTGGTGGTATTTCCCCGGTCTGTGGAGGAGGTCAGCGCTCTCGCCAAAATTTGTCACCACCATCGATTACCCATCATCCCCTTTGGCACTGGAACGGGCTTGGAGGGAGGAGTTGGTGCTCTGAAGGGTGGT GTGTGTTTTAGCCTGAGGAAGATGGACCAAGTGCTTGATCTTCACCAGGAAGACTTTGATGTAACTGTGGAGCCAGGCGTGACACGCAAAGGCTTGAATGCATATCTGCGTGACACTGGCCTCTGGTTTCCTGTTG ATCCAGGTGCCGATGCTTCTCTCTGTGGCATGGCTGCAACAAGTGCGTCAGGCACCAACGCGGTCCGCTACGGTACAATGCGTGAAAATGTCCTGAACCTGGAGGTGGTGCTGGCAGATGGTAGAGTCCTCCATACAGCAGGAAAGGGGCGTCGCCCAAG AAAGACTTCAGCCGGTTACAACTTGACAAACCTATTTGTGGGATCAGAGGGAACTCTGGGTATTATTACTAAAGCCACACTCCGGCTATATGGTATTCCCGAGAGCATGGTGTCAGCTGTTTGCTCTTTTCCATCTGTCCAGTCAGCGGTGGACAGCACTGTACAGATCCTGCAGGCTGGAGTGCCCATTGCCCGCATAG AGTTTTTGGACGACGTGATGATAAACGCCTGCAATCGCTTCAACAACCTGTCCTACGCTGTAGCACCAACTCTCTTCCTGGAGTTTCATGGAAGTTCAAAGAGCATGGAGGAGCAGGTGTCTATCACAG AGGAGATCACGCGGGAAAACGGGGGCTCGGATTTTGCCTGGGCGGAGGATGAGGAGACTCGTGTCCGACTGTGGAAAGCCCGTCATGACGCGTGGTACGCTGCCCAGGCCCTGAGGCCAGGCTGTAAG GCGTACTCTACAGACGTCTGTGTACCGATTTCTCAGCTACCACAGATTATAGTGGAAACCAAAGAAGATTTAATCAGGAACAATCTTACGG GTCCGATCGCAGGACATGTGGGTGATGGGAACTTTCATTGTCTAATGGTGCTGGATCCCAATGACCCAGATGAGGTGCAGAAGGTTCATGACTTTACACAGAGACTGGCCAG GAGGGCATTGGAAATGGATGGAACTTGTACCGGTGAACACGGAGTAGGTCTAGGAAAGCGGACCCTTCTCCAGGAAGAGGTCGGACCCCTGGCTATAGAAGTCATGCAGGGTTTGAAGGCAACCTTGGACCCTAATGACCTCATGAATCCTGGCAAGGTGTTATAG